The following coding sequences lie in one Miscanthus floridulus cultivar M001 chromosome 9, ASM1932011v1, whole genome shotgun sequence genomic window:
- the LOC136483319 gene encoding 5'-3' exoribonuclease 4-like isoform X3: MRKELRAQGKEEPPREISEVSDPNVIAPGTEFMEKLSQALEYYIRARLNSDPWWRDIMVILSDANVPGEGEHKIMSFVRAQRSMEGYDPNTRHCLFGHDADLIMLALASHEVHFSILREDVLLPNQAETEGNPKKPFLFLNIWVLREYLEIEFKILDPVCEPDIERLIDDFIFICFLMGNDFIPHIPSLETHEGAVDLLIEVYKTTFNKMGGYIINTDKVKDKNGAYLEVSRLEIFLHELSMYEEKIFLKRYELEQDLLLKTYHEMLREASESERPELRQKLDDLLFNEERPYDSIRLGLPGWKSRFFREYFGAKTSNEIGKLQNDMAQKYLEGLCWVLQCYSADFPSWSWYYPFYVAPFVSDLKGLSRVEISFILDKPLRPFDQLMAVLPMRSWCALPKCYKEIMGRKEFDYPRLAHDTNGKHFLWNGISEELLPSVTKAVDKELTTHESRRNTARQEKIFLHRDSSSLPHNEVTEQTSHCSVQKLLIDSATSGIGGWIVPADNDGLSDGFFHSPTTNLQDITSDQTISGTFFNPEAANPVPRLLGNVRVPDKTVTGADISKRPLWHTYQGSRPPRIIQRPETLWKPSTPASPREEHKNAGTGWIGRGRGANALAAAQTQLTRSSSYSYRRGGGFHRAGMAQSRGSSSSRFDDDDGAYSFRPLGSAPWTATRDSGRSRGAGHGGIAQPRGW, encoded by the exons ATGCGGAAGGAATTAAGAGCTCAAGGGAAGGAGGAGCCACCGCGAGAGATTTCTGAGGTTTCTGACCCCAATGTCATCGCCCCAGGTACCGAGTTCATGGAGAAGCTATCACAAGCCCTTGAGTACTACATCCGTGCCAGACTTAATAGTGACCCCTGGTGGAGAGACATCATG GTAATACTCTCTGATGCGAATGTTCCTGGAGAAGGAGAGCACAAGATCATGTCTTTCGTCCGTGCACAACGCAGCATGGAAGGCTATGATCCCAACACTCGACACTGCTTGTTTGGGCAT GATGCAGATCTGATAATGCTTGCTTTGGCATCTCACGAAGTCCACTTCTCTATTTTGCGTGAG GATGTGCTCCTCCCAAATCAGGCAGAAACAGAAGGGAATCCGAAGAAACCATTTCTG TTTTTGAACATATGGGTTCTGAGAGAGTACTTGGAGATTGAATTCAAGATACTGGACCCAGTCTGCGAGCCTGATATTGAGAGGCTAATAGATGACTTCATCTTTATTTGTTTCCTGATGGGAAACGATTTCATCCCACATATTCCATCACTTGAGACGCATGAG GGTGCAGTTGATCTTCTCATCGAAGTGTACAAAACAACCTTCAACAAAATGGGAGGGTATATTATCAACACAGACAAA GTCAAAGATAAAAATGGTGCATATCTGGAAGTCTCAAGGTTGGAAATATTTTTGCATGAACTCTCCATGTATGAAGAGAAAATTTTCCTCAAAAGATATGAACTGGAACAG GATTTGTTGCTGAAGACATATCACGAAATGTTGCGTGAAGCTTCAGAAAGTGAAAGACCAGAACTGAGACAAAAATTAGATGATCTCCTTTTTAATGAAGAACGCCCGTATGACAGT ATAAGACTAGGATTACCAGGATGGAAGTCCCGGTTCTTCAGGGAGTATTTCGGTGCCAAAACTTCTAATGAAATTGGAAAGCTGCAGAACGACATG GCTCAAAAGTATTTAGAAGGACTTTGTTGGGTGCTTCAATGCTATTCTGCAGACTTTCCATCATGGAGCTG GTACTACCCATTCTATGTTGCTCCTTTCGTATCTGATCTCAAAGGTCTATCTAGGGTCGAGATATCTTTCATATTGGACAAACCATTACGACCATTTGATCAGCTTATGGCCGTTTTACCAATGCGAAG CTGGTGTGCTCTCCCAAAATGTTACAAGGAAATAATGGGCCGCAAAGAATTTGACTACCCGAGGTTGGCGCATGACACCAATGGGAAACATTTCTTGTGGAAT GGTATCTCTGAGGAACTGCTGCCTTCGGTCACCAAAGCGGTAGATAAAGAGCTCACG ACCCATGAATCGAGACGGAATACCGCTAGGCAAGAGAAGATCTTTCTGCACAGGGACTCGAGCTCTTTGCCACACAATGAAGTTACTGAACAAACATCACACTGTTCAGTGCAGAAGCTTCTGATAGATTCAGCTACGAG TGGAATTGGAGGATGGATAGTGCCTGCTGACAATGATGGCCTCAGCGACGGTTTCTTCCACTCGCCCACTACAAACCTGCAGGACATTACGAGTGATCAGACAAT ATCAGGTACGTTCTTCAACCCTGAGGCAGCGAATCCAGTTCCAAGACTACTTGGCAATGTCAGAGTACCTGACAAG ACTGTTACCGGAGCCGACATCTCGAAGCGGCCACTCTGGCACACGTACCAGGGCTCAAGGCCGCCGCGCAT CATTCAGAGGCCGGAGACCCTCTGGAAGCCGAGCACGCCGGCGTCGCCACGGGAAGAGCACAAGAACGCCGGCACAGGGTGGATCGGGCGGGGGAGAGGGGCgaacgcccttgccgccgcccagACGCAGCTAACAAGGAGTAGCAGCTACAGCTACAGGAGAGGGGGTGGTTTCCATCGGGCGGGCATGGCGCAAAGCCGAGGAAGCAGTAGCAGCAggttcgacgacgacgacggtgcgTACAGTTTCCGGCCGCTTGGAAGTGCGCCGTGGACCGCCACCAGAGATAGCGGCCGAAGCAGAGGCGCCGGCCATGGCGGGATTGCGCAGCCACGTGGTTGGTAG
- the LOC136483319 gene encoding 5'-3' exoribonuclease 4-like isoform X2 → MYLHISIHVNLAGINVCVHTLLQVCPPMTVSEVFESMFEYMDRLFRIVRPTRLLYLAVDGVAPCAKMNRVRRGRFHSARLARSEEIEDYEMRKELRAQGKEEPPREISEVSDPNVIAPGTEFMEKLSQALEYYIRARLNSDPWWRDIMVILSDANVPGEGEHKIMSFVRAQRSMEGYDPNTRHCLFGHDADLIMLALASHEVHFSILREDVLLPNQAETEGNPKKPFLFLNIWVLREYLEIEFKILDPVCEPDIERLIDDFIFICFLMGNDFIPHIPSLETHEGAVDLLIEVYKTTFNKMGGYIINTDKVKDKNGAYLEVSRLEIFLHELSMYEEKIFLKRYELEQDLLLKTYHEMLREASESERPELRQKLDDLLFNEERPYDSIRLGLPGWKSRFFREYFGAKTSNEIGKLQNDMAQKYLEGLCWVLQCYSADFPSWSWYYPFYVAPFVSDLKGLSRVEISFILDKPLRPFDQLMAVLPMRSWCALPKCYKEIMGRKEFDYPRLAHDTNGKHFLWNGISEELLPSVTKAVDKELTTHESRRNTARQEKIFLHRDSSSLPHNEVTEQTSHCSVQKLLIDSATSGIGGWIVPADNDGLSDGFFHSPTTNLQDITSDQTISGTFFNPEAANPVPRLLGNVRVPDKTVTGADISKRPLWHTYQGSRPPRIIQRPETLWKPSTPASPREEHKNAGTGWIGRGRGANALAAAQTQLTRSSSYSYRRGGGFHRAGMAQSRGSSSSRFDDDDGAYSFRPLGSAPWTATRDSGRSRGAGHGGIAQPRGW, encoded by the exons ATGTATCTACACATCTCAATCCATGTGAATCTGGCCGGTATTAATGTGTGTGTTCACACACTGCTGCAGGTGTGCCCTCCGATGACGGTCAGCGAGGTGTTCGAGTCCATGTTTGAGTACATGGACCGCTTGTTCCGCATCGTCAGGCCAACAAGGCTCCTCTACTTGGCAGTAG ATGGCGTTGCTCCTTGCGCCAAAATGAACCGTGTGCGAAGGGGACGTTTCCACTCTGCCAGGCTGGCAAGAAGTGAG GAGATTGAAGATTATGAAATGCGGAAGGAATTAAGAGCTCAAGGGAAGGAGGAGCCACCGCGAGAGATTTCTGAGGTTTCTGACCCCAATGTCATCGCCCCAGGTACCGAGTTCATGGAGAAGCTATCACAAGCCCTTGAGTACTACATCCGTGCCAGACTTAATAGTGACCCCTGGTGGAGAGACATCATG GTAATACTCTCTGATGCGAATGTTCCTGGAGAAGGAGAGCACAAGATCATGTCTTTCGTCCGTGCACAACGCAGCATGGAAGGCTATGATCCCAACACTCGACACTGCTTGTTTGGGCAT GATGCAGATCTGATAATGCTTGCTTTGGCATCTCACGAAGTCCACTTCTCTATTTTGCGTGAG GATGTGCTCCTCCCAAATCAGGCAGAAACAGAAGGGAATCCGAAGAAACCATTTCTG TTTTTGAACATATGGGTTCTGAGAGAGTACTTGGAGATTGAATTCAAGATACTGGACCCAGTCTGCGAGCCTGATATTGAGAGGCTAATAGATGACTTCATCTTTATTTGTTTCCTGATGGGAAACGATTTCATCCCACATATTCCATCACTTGAGACGCATGAG GGTGCAGTTGATCTTCTCATCGAAGTGTACAAAACAACCTTCAACAAAATGGGAGGGTATATTATCAACACAGACAAA GTCAAAGATAAAAATGGTGCATATCTGGAAGTCTCAAGGTTGGAAATATTTTTGCATGAACTCTCCATGTATGAAGAGAAAATTTTCCTCAAAAGATATGAACTGGAACAG GATTTGTTGCTGAAGACATATCACGAAATGTTGCGTGAAGCTTCAGAAAGTGAAAGACCAGAACTGAGACAAAAATTAGATGATCTCCTTTTTAATGAAGAACGCCCGTATGACAGT ATAAGACTAGGATTACCAGGATGGAAGTCCCGGTTCTTCAGGGAGTATTTCGGTGCCAAAACTTCTAATGAAATTGGAAAGCTGCAGAACGACATG GCTCAAAAGTATTTAGAAGGACTTTGTTGGGTGCTTCAATGCTATTCTGCAGACTTTCCATCATGGAGCTG GTACTACCCATTCTATGTTGCTCCTTTCGTATCTGATCTCAAAGGTCTATCTAGGGTCGAGATATCTTTCATATTGGACAAACCATTACGACCATTTGATCAGCTTATGGCCGTTTTACCAATGCGAAG CTGGTGTGCTCTCCCAAAATGTTACAAGGAAATAATGGGCCGCAAAGAATTTGACTACCCGAGGTTGGCGCATGACACCAATGGGAAACATTTCTTGTGGAAT GGTATCTCTGAGGAACTGCTGCCTTCGGTCACCAAAGCGGTAGATAAAGAGCTCACG ACCCATGAATCGAGACGGAATACCGCTAGGCAAGAGAAGATCTTTCTGCACAGGGACTCGAGCTCTTTGCCACACAATGAAGTTACTGAACAAACATCACACTGTTCAGTGCAGAAGCTTCTGATAGATTCAGCTACGAG TGGAATTGGAGGATGGATAGTGCCTGCTGACAATGATGGCCTCAGCGACGGTTTCTTCCACTCGCCCACTACAAACCTGCAGGACATTACGAGTGATCAGACAAT ATCAGGTACGTTCTTCAACCCTGAGGCAGCGAATCCAGTTCCAAGACTACTTGGCAATGTCAGAGTACCTGACAAG ACTGTTACCGGAGCCGACATCTCGAAGCGGCCACTCTGGCACACGTACCAGGGCTCAAGGCCGCCGCGCAT CATTCAGAGGCCGGAGACCCTCTGGAAGCCGAGCACGCCGGCGTCGCCACGGGAAGAGCACAAGAACGCCGGCACAGGGTGGATCGGGCGGGGGAGAGGGGCgaacgcccttgccgccgcccagACGCAGCTAACAAGGAGTAGCAGCTACAGCTACAGGAGAGGGGGTGGTTTCCATCGGGCGGGCATGGCGCAAAGCCGAGGAAGCAGTAGCAGCAggttcgacgacgacgacggtgcgTACAGTTTCCGGCCGCTTGGAAGTGCGCCGTGGACCGCCACCAGAGATAGCGGCCGAAGCAGAGGCGCCGGCCATGGCGGGATTGCGCAGCCACGTGGTTGGTAG
- the LOC136483319 gene encoding 5'-3' exoribonuclease 4-like isoform X1 — protein sequence MGIPSFYKWVVNKYPSVISPAKEEPEECPDGIYDNLYVDMNCIIHCCFHPQDLMHADIDVCPPMTVSEVFESMFEYMDRLFRIVRPTRLLYLAVDGVAPCAKMNRVRRGRFHSARLARSEEIEDYEMRKELRAQGKEEPPREISEVSDPNVIAPGTEFMEKLSQALEYYIRARLNSDPWWRDIMVILSDANVPGEGEHKIMSFVRAQRSMEGYDPNTRHCLFGHDADLIMLALASHEVHFSILREDVLLPNQAETEGNPKKPFLFLNIWVLREYLEIEFKILDPVCEPDIERLIDDFIFICFLMGNDFIPHIPSLETHEGAVDLLIEVYKTTFNKMGGYIINTDKVKDKNGAYLEVSRLEIFLHELSMYEEKIFLKRYELEQDLLLKTYHEMLREASESERPELRQKLDDLLFNEERPYDSIRLGLPGWKSRFFREYFGAKTSNEIGKLQNDMAQKYLEGLCWVLQCYSADFPSWSWYYPFYVAPFVSDLKGLSRVEISFILDKPLRPFDQLMAVLPMRSWCALPKCYKEIMGRKEFDYPRLAHDTNGKHFLWNGISEELLPSVTKAVDKELTTHESRRNTARQEKIFLHRDSSSLPHNEVTEQTSHCSVQKLLIDSATSGIGGWIVPADNDGLSDGFFHSPTTNLQDITSDQTISGTFFNPEAANPVPRLLGNVRVPDKTVTGADISKRPLWHTYQGSRPPRIIQRPETLWKPSTPASPREEHKNAGTGWIGRGRGANALAAAQTQLTRSSSYSYRRGGGFHRAGMAQSRGSSSSRFDDDDGAYSFRPLGSAPWTATRDSGRSRGAGHGGIAQPRGW from the exons ATGGGAATACCTTCTTTCTACAAGTGGGTAGTCAACAAGTACCCAAGCGTCATCTCCCCTGCGAAGGAGGAACCAGAGGAGTGCCCTGATGGCATCTACGACAACCTCTACGTCGACATGAATTGCATCATCCATTGTTGCTTCCACCCACAGGACCTGATGCATGCAGACATAGAT GTGTGCCCTCCGATGACGGTCAGCGAGGTGTTCGAGTCCATGTTTGAGTACATGGACCGCTTGTTCCGCATCGTCAGGCCAACAAGGCTCCTCTACTTGGCAGTAG ATGGCGTTGCTCCTTGCGCCAAAATGAACCGTGTGCGAAGGGGACGTTTCCACTCTGCCAGGCTGGCAAGAAGTGAG GAGATTGAAGATTATGAAATGCGGAAGGAATTAAGAGCTCAAGGGAAGGAGGAGCCACCGCGAGAGATTTCTGAGGTTTCTGACCCCAATGTCATCGCCCCAGGTACCGAGTTCATGGAGAAGCTATCACAAGCCCTTGAGTACTACATCCGTGCCAGACTTAATAGTGACCCCTGGTGGAGAGACATCATG GTAATACTCTCTGATGCGAATGTTCCTGGAGAAGGAGAGCACAAGATCATGTCTTTCGTCCGTGCACAACGCAGCATGGAAGGCTATGATCCCAACACTCGACACTGCTTGTTTGGGCAT GATGCAGATCTGATAATGCTTGCTTTGGCATCTCACGAAGTCCACTTCTCTATTTTGCGTGAG GATGTGCTCCTCCCAAATCAGGCAGAAACAGAAGGGAATCCGAAGAAACCATTTCTG TTTTTGAACATATGGGTTCTGAGAGAGTACTTGGAGATTGAATTCAAGATACTGGACCCAGTCTGCGAGCCTGATATTGAGAGGCTAATAGATGACTTCATCTTTATTTGTTTCCTGATGGGAAACGATTTCATCCCACATATTCCATCACTTGAGACGCATGAG GGTGCAGTTGATCTTCTCATCGAAGTGTACAAAACAACCTTCAACAAAATGGGAGGGTATATTATCAACACAGACAAA GTCAAAGATAAAAATGGTGCATATCTGGAAGTCTCAAGGTTGGAAATATTTTTGCATGAACTCTCCATGTATGAAGAGAAAATTTTCCTCAAAAGATATGAACTGGAACAG GATTTGTTGCTGAAGACATATCACGAAATGTTGCGTGAAGCTTCAGAAAGTGAAAGACCAGAACTGAGACAAAAATTAGATGATCTCCTTTTTAATGAAGAACGCCCGTATGACAGT ATAAGACTAGGATTACCAGGATGGAAGTCCCGGTTCTTCAGGGAGTATTTCGGTGCCAAAACTTCTAATGAAATTGGAAAGCTGCAGAACGACATG GCTCAAAAGTATTTAGAAGGACTTTGTTGGGTGCTTCAATGCTATTCTGCAGACTTTCCATCATGGAGCTG GTACTACCCATTCTATGTTGCTCCTTTCGTATCTGATCTCAAAGGTCTATCTAGGGTCGAGATATCTTTCATATTGGACAAACCATTACGACCATTTGATCAGCTTATGGCCGTTTTACCAATGCGAAG CTGGTGTGCTCTCCCAAAATGTTACAAGGAAATAATGGGCCGCAAAGAATTTGACTACCCGAGGTTGGCGCATGACACCAATGGGAAACATTTCTTGTGGAAT GGTATCTCTGAGGAACTGCTGCCTTCGGTCACCAAAGCGGTAGATAAAGAGCTCACG ACCCATGAATCGAGACGGAATACCGCTAGGCAAGAGAAGATCTTTCTGCACAGGGACTCGAGCTCTTTGCCACACAATGAAGTTACTGAACAAACATCACACTGTTCAGTGCAGAAGCTTCTGATAGATTCAGCTACGAG TGGAATTGGAGGATGGATAGTGCCTGCTGACAATGATGGCCTCAGCGACGGTTTCTTCCACTCGCCCACTACAAACCTGCAGGACATTACGAGTGATCAGACAAT ATCAGGTACGTTCTTCAACCCTGAGGCAGCGAATCCAGTTCCAAGACTACTTGGCAATGTCAGAGTACCTGACAAG ACTGTTACCGGAGCCGACATCTCGAAGCGGCCACTCTGGCACACGTACCAGGGCTCAAGGCCGCCGCGCAT CATTCAGAGGCCGGAGACCCTCTGGAAGCCGAGCACGCCGGCGTCGCCACGGGAAGAGCACAAGAACGCCGGCACAGGGTGGATCGGGCGGGGGAGAGGGGCgaacgcccttgccgccgcccagACGCAGCTAACAAGGAGTAGCAGCTACAGCTACAGGAGAGGGGGTGGTTTCCATCGGGCGGGCATGGCGCAAAGCCGAGGAAGCAGTAGCAGCAggttcgacgacgacgacggtgcgTACAGTTTCCGGCCGCTTGGAAGTGCGCCGTGGACCGCCACCAGAGATAGCGGCCGAAGCAGAGGCGCCGGCCATGGCGGGATTGCGCAGCCACGTGGTTGGTAG